Proteins encoded within one genomic window of Gloeobacter kilaueensis JS1:
- a CDS encoding EAL domain-containing protein: MPMQHLSLFSVFQPIVSLVDSSLLGHEALIRGRDANGSVLGAPAVLEAAESAGDGPYEFDQKARIVHLENAVRQALPGTLFLNLIPGLFPKTEQDIEQLLRAIDRLGYRADRVVLEVTCSQHLAFEQLQAVLDAYGRAGFCFALDDLGTWAMPASLLENLEPAYIKLDRSLIDQIDRQPVQQQQARQWTEQAHSRAIAVIAEGIEREEEAACCRNLGIEYGQGYLLGRPSEYPQRQGVG; encoded by the coding sequence ATGCCTATGCAACACCTGAGTCTTTTTTCGGTTTTTCAGCCGATTGTCTCGCTGGTAGACAGCAGTCTTCTGGGCCACGAAGCGCTGATCCGGGGCCGCGATGCGAACGGTTCTGTGTTGGGCGCACCCGCCGTACTGGAGGCGGCGGAGAGTGCCGGCGACGGCCCTTATGAGTTCGATCAAAAAGCCCGCATCGTTCACCTTGAGAATGCCGTGCGTCAGGCGCTGCCCGGCACACTTTTTTTGAACTTGATTCCGGGGCTGTTTCCAAAAACCGAGCAAGATATCGAGCAGTTGCTACGGGCAATTGATCGGCTCGGCTACCGCGCCGATCGGGTCGTGCTGGAGGTTACCTGCAGCCAGCATCTGGCCTTTGAGCAATTACAGGCGGTACTGGATGCGTATGGGCGGGCCGGATTTTGCTTTGCCCTCGACGATCTGGGCACCTGGGCGATGCCTGCTTCGCTGCTTGAAAATCTCGAACCCGCCTACATCAAGCTCGACCGCTCACTCATCGATCAGATAGACAGGCAACCTGTCCAACAGCAGCAGGCCCGGCAGTGGACAGAACAGGCTCACAGTCGCGCAATCGCTGTGATCGCCGAGGGGATCGAGCGCGAGGAGGAGGCGGCCTGCTGCCGCAACCTCGGCATTGAGTACGGTCAGGGCTATTTATTGGGGCGTCCGAGTGAGTACCCCCAGCGCCAGGGTGTTGGTTAA
- a CDS encoding NAD-dependent malic enzyme, with amino-acid sequence MTRLTPNSSYSLILRIHLPNEPGMLARAIDAIALAGGNIGAIEMVAQERAFLVRDIVVDAASEEHAHAIVEQVRAVPELKLLLAEDRTFHLHQGGKIAIVGKTPLKSKSDLAMAYTPGVGRICLAIADEPERVYELTIKRNTVAVVTDGSAVLGLGNIGPAGALPVMEGKALLFKEFANLDAFPVCLGTQDVDAIVETVERIATVFGGINLEDISAPRCFEVERKLQERLDIPVFHDDQHGTAIVVLAALENALKLVHKSLDTVRIVINGAGAAGIAIHQLLTAAGARSIVVCDTHGIVSAGRSDLSDEKRSVAVAEAGDLTAAMDRADVFLGVSRGNVVSRQMLSGMARDPIVFAMANPIPEILPEEAAGLVAVMATGRSDYPNQINNVLAFPGIFRGALDCRARVVNLEMKMAAARAIAGLTSAADLTAESVIPSVFDRRVVEAVSAAVQQAARATGVTK; translated from the coding sequence ATGACTCGTCTTACGCCCAATTCGAGCTACAGTCTGATTCTGCGCATCCATTTGCCCAACGAGCCAGGGATGCTCGCCAGGGCGATCGATGCGATTGCCCTGGCCGGTGGCAATATCGGTGCGATCGAGATGGTGGCTCAGGAGCGGGCTTTTCTGGTGCGCGATATCGTCGTCGATGCGGCGAGTGAAGAGCACGCCCACGCAATCGTCGAGCAGGTGCGCGCCGTTCCGGAACTCAAGCTGTTGCTGGCGGAGGACCGCACCTTTCACCTGCACCAGGGCGGCAAGATTGCGATCGTGGGCAAGACGCCCCTCAAGAGCAAGTCGGACCTGGCGATGGCTTATACGCCGGGGGTGGGCCGGATCTGCCTGGCGATTGCCGACGAGCCTGAGCGGGTATACGAACTCACCATCAAGCGCAACACCGTAGCGGTCGTCACCGACGGCTCCGCCGTCTTGGGCTTGGGCAACATCGGGCCTGCCGGTGCCCTGCCGGTAATGGAGGGCAAGGCGCTTTTATTCAAAGAATTTGCGAACCTCGACGCCTTTCCGGTCTGCCTGGGTACTCAAGATGTCGATGCGATCGTCGAGACGGTCGAGCGGATCGCCACCGTCTTTGGCGGCATCAACCTCGAAGATATCAGTGCGCCGCGCTGTTTTGAGGTCGAGCGCAAGCTCCAGGAGCGCCTCGATATTCCGGTTTTTCACGACGACCAGCACGGCACGGCGATCGTCGTGCTCGCCGCCCTCGAAAACGCCCTCAAACTTGTGCATAAGTCCCTGGACACTGTTCGGATCGTCATCAACGGAGCCGGGGCAGCGGGGATCGCCATCCACCAGTTGCTCACCGCCGCCGGAGCCCGCTCGATCGTCGTCTGCGATACCCACGGCATCGTGAGTGCTGGCCGCAGCGATCTGAGCGACGAAAAGCGCTCCGTCGCCGTCGCCGAGGCGGGCGATCTGACGGCGGCGATGGACAGGGCGGATGTGTTTTTGGGGGTGAGCAGGGGCAACGTCGTCAGCCGCCAGATGCTCAGCGGCATGGCCAGAGATCCGATTGTCTTTGCGATGGCCAATCCGATCCCCGAGATTCTGCCCGAGGAGGCGGCGGGTCTGGTGGCGGTGATGGCCACCGGTCGCAGCGACTATCCCAACCAGATCAACAACGTCCTCGCCTTTCCGGGCATCTTCAGGGGTGCCCTCGACTGCCGCGCCCGCGTTGTCAACCTCGAGATGAAGATGGCCGCCGCCCGCGCCATCGCCGGGCTGACGAGCGCTGCTGATCTGACTGCCGAATCGGTGATCCCGAGTGTCTTCGACCGGCGCGTGGTCGAAGCAGTCTCCGCCGCTGTCCAGCAGGCTGCCCGCGCCACGGGCGTCACCAAATAA
- a CDS encoding fasciclin domain-containing protein — MLRKSLLSAGLSLAVLFGAIAPAVQAADIVDTAVKAGDFKTLAKALKETGLDKTLKGKGPFTVFAPTDEAFSKLPPGTLEALLKDKAKLSKILTYHVVAGKVLSTDLKSGEVKTVEGSPVEVKLEGSKVEVNESYVTKADIVADNGVIHVIDKVLLPPTGSAMKGEMKGEKGEMKK, encoded by the coding sequence ATGCTTCGCAAATCTCTGCTCAGCGCCGGCCTCAGTCTGGCTGTTCTGTTCGGTGCCATTGCTCCTGCCGTGCAGGCTGCCGACATCGTGGACACGGCGGTCAAGGCCGGTGATTTCAAGACGCTCGCCAAGGCTCTCAAGGAGACTGGCCTCGACAAGACCCTCAAGGGCAAAGGCCCTTTCACAGTCTTTGCTCCGACCGACGAGGCTTTTAGCAAGTTGCCGCCGGGCACCCTCGAAGCCCTGCTCAAGGACAAGGCCAAGCTGTCCAAAATTCTCACCTACCACGTCGTCGCCGGCAAAGTGCTCTCCACCGATCTCAAGTCGGGCGAGGTAAAGACCGTCGAGGGCTCGCCCGTCGAAGTCAAGCTCGAAGGTAGCAAGGTCGAAGTCAACGAATCCTACGTGACCAAGGCCGATATCGTTGCCGACAACGGTGTTATCCACGTCATCGACAAGGTGCTGCTGCCGCCGACGGGCAGTGCCATGAAAGGCGAGATGAAGGGCGAAAAGGGCGAGATGAAGAAGTAG
- a CDS encoding SDR family NAD(P)-dependent oxidoreductase produces the protein MDSLKVAVVTGASAGIGEATARVLAKAGFTVFVGARRLSRLEALAAEIGGTALPLDVTDTASVEAFAAALPEQVQVLVNNAGGALGLEPIVEFDEKHWLDMYQTNVLGLVRVSRALFGRLEASGAGHVVNLGSIAGLEAYPGGAGYTAVKHGVRAVSETMRLEWLGKPIRVSEIDPGLVETEFSLVRFAGDAERARAVYAGLQPLTAADIAEAVRWVVTLPPHVNIDQLVIKPLAQARAILVHREKTG, from the coding sequence ATGGATAGTCTCAAAGTAGCGGTTGTGACCGGTGCCTCGGCGGGCATCGGCGAGGCGACGGCGAGGGTTCTGGCAAAGGCGGGTTTTACGGTGTTCGTCGGTGCCCGCCGCCTCTCGCGGCTGGAGGCACTGGCCGCCGAAATTGGCGGCACTGCCCTGCCCCTCGATGTCACCGATACGGCCAGCGTCGAGGCATTTGCCGCCGCTTTGCCCGAGCAGGTGCAGGTGCTGGTCAACAACGCCGGGGGAGCGCTTGGCCTGGAGCCCATCGTCGAATTCGACGAAAAGCACTGGCTTGACATGTACCAGACCAACGTCCTCGGCCTGGTGCGGGTGAGCCGGGCGTTGTTTGGCCGCCTGGAAGCTTCCGGGGCGGGGCACGTCGTCAACCTGGGCAGCATCGCCGGGCTCGAAGCCTACCCAGGGGGAGCCGGGTACACGGCGGTCAAACATGGGGTGCGGGCGGTGAGCGAGACGATGCGCCTCGAATGGCTGGGAAAGCCCATCCGGGTGAGTGAAATCGATCCGGGCCTGGTGGAGACCGAGTTTAGCCTGGTGCGCTTTGCGGGCGATGCCGAGCGCGCCAGGGCCGTCTACGCCGGTCTGCAACCGCTCACAGCTGCAGATATTGCCGAGGCGGTCCGCTGGGTGGTCACCCTCCCTCCCCACGTCAATATCGATCAGCTGGTGATCAAGCCCCTCGCCCAGGCGCGGGCGATCCTCGTCCACCGCGAAAAGACCGGTTGA
- a CDS encoding peroxiredoxin produces MALRLGDTVPDFTQESTEGPIRFYDWAGDSWVVLFSHPKDFTPVCTTELGEVARLKPEFAKRNVKVIALSVDDATSHAGWSKDIEETQGLAPNYPILADADRKVSDLYDMIHPNANDTLTVRSVFIIDGKKKLRLTLTYPASTGRNFDELLRVIDSLQLTDNYSVATPANWKDGDDVVIVPSLKDEAVLKEKFPKGYTAVKPYLRLTPQPNK; encoded by the coding sequence ATGGCCCTCCGACTAGGTGATACCGTACCGGACTTTACCCAGGAGTCCACAGAAGGCCCAATCCGCTTTTACGATTGGGCGGGGGACAGCTGGGTGGTTCTTTTCTCGCACCCCAAAGATTTTACGCCGGTTTGCACGACCGAACTGGGCGAGGTAGCGCGCCTCAAGCCCGAGTTCGCAAAGCGCAACGTCAAGGTGATTGCCCTGAGCGTCGATGATGCCACCTCCCACGCGGGCTGGTCAAAGGACATCGAGGAGACACAGGGGCTGGCTCCCAACTATCCGATCCTCGCCGACGCCGATCGCAAGGTGAGCGATCTCTACGACATGATCCATCCCAACGCCAACGACACCCTCACCGTGCGTTCGGTGTTCATCATCGACGGCAAAAAGAAACTCAGGCTCACCCTCACCTACCCGGCGAGCACGGGCCGCAACTTCGACGAATTGCTCAGGGTGATCGATTCGCTGCAGCTCACCGACAATTACTCCGTCGCCACCCCGGCCAACTGGAAGGACGGCGACGACGTGGTGATCGTCCCGTCCCTCAAGGACGAAGCGGTGCTCAAAGAAAAGTTCCCCAAAGGCTATACCGCCGTCAAGCCCTACCTGCGCCTGACGCCCCAGCCCAACAAATAA
- a CDS encoding MFS transporter, which yields MSAPSVRWLPVFGLGILHSAITLCWVFYNLYLPQLLGAFGFAASAVAMLLVVEGLLGAVLEPVMGALSDRTRRNILTRFSLIAAGVIGASLLFVGIPLFSLSGSTALRWVLPVLLVAWALAMTVFRSPALALLGQYAAPASLPLAAGVLGTLGSLAAASGPATRAYWLSLGPLATFTVGSLALLAGLLVLRWLDNRLPLEMLPTTGPSQSSMPLWLLFVTGLGVTFGFRLLLDGLSRHLTLTGAEPPGGLIPVLFAATALASLPCGALAMRLSGNWLMILGLLAMATFSGLSASITSPTASLGVALALGLAFSFVNNGLFPFALDHVAPERAGLALGLYFGGTALAICLFNAAGPFWKTVAPASCLLFALLSFLFAAACVAAASLLSFLTERSFASQRT from the coding sequence ATGAGTGCCCCATCCGTGCGCTGGCTACCTGTATTTGGCCTTGGCATCCTGCACAGTGCCATCACCCTCTGCTGGGTCTTCTACAACCTCTACCTGCCGCAGTTGCTGGGCGCATTTGGCTTTGCCGCCAGTGCGGTGGCGATGTTGCTGGTGGTCGAAGGGTTGCTGGGTGCCGTGCTCGAACCGGTGATGGGAGCGCTTTCTGACCGCACCCGACGCAACATCCTCACGCGCTTTTCGCTCATTGCCGCCGGAGTAATCGGGGCGAGCCTGCTTTTTGTCGGCATTCCGCTTTTCAGTTTGTCCGGCAGTACCGCCCTGCGATGGGTGCTGCCGGTGCTCCTGGTGGCTTGGGCACTGGCGATGACCGTTTTTCGCAGCCCCGCCCTCGCCCTTCTGGGCCAGTACGCGGCTCCCGCCTCCCTGCCCCTGGCCGCCGGAGTGCTTGGCACCCTGGGTAGCCTCGCCGCCGCCTCAGGACCGGCAACGCGCGCCTACTGGCTCAGCCTTGGTCCCCTTGCCACTTTCACTGTCGGCTCGCTTGCCCTTCTGGCCGGACTTTTGGTGCTGCGCTGGCTCGATAATCGCCTGCCCCTTGAGATGTTGCCCACGACTGGTCCTTCCCAATCTTCGATGCCGCTCTGGCTGCTTTTTGTCACCGGCCTGGGCGTCACCTTCGGCTTTCGCCTGCTGCTGGACGGCCTGTCAAGGCACCTGACGCTCACAGGAGCCGAACCGCCCGGCGGCCTGATTCCCGTTCTCTTCGCAGCGACCGCCCTTGCCAGCCTGCCCTGCGGTGCCCTGGCGATGCGCCTGAGCGGCAACTGGCTGATGATCCTGGGCCTGTTGGCGATGGCCACCTTTTCCGGGCTCTCAGCCTCGATCACCAGCCCCACCGCCAGCCTGGGCGTCGCCCTCGCCCTTGGCCTCGCCTTCAGCTTTGTCAACAACGGCCTTTTTCCTTTTGCCCTCGACCATGTAGCACCGGAGCGGGCCGGGTTGGCCCTCGGGCTCTACTTCGGTGGCACTGCTCTCGCTATCTGCCTGTTCAACGCTGCCGGACCTTTCTGGAAAACCGTCGCCCCTGCCAGTTGCCTGCTATTTGCCCTGCTGAGCTTTCTTTTTGCCGCCGCCTGCGTCGCCGCCGCCAGCCTTTTGTCATTTCTTACCGAGCGCTCCTTTGCTTCCCAGCGCACCTGA
- a CDS encoding ATP-binding protein — MSEPRTLSLIDDLRRKPTEVSWLEFKENLSDPERIGKLISALSNVARLDDQQFAYVVWGVKDDDHTVVGTDFDSNSCIQQQPLEFWLANRLRPSINFSFREVVHPQGRLVLLEIPAATSAPVEFSRTAYIRIGSATPCLSDYPGRLQALWTKIRPYVWESGIATQFITSDEVLERLDYVSYFDLIGQPLPDNRASIFERMRAEQLIQVDVGGQWSITNLGAILFAKNLEAFNSQIARKAIRFVSYDGTSRADTVIRRQDFLQGYACGFERLVTFIKATLPSNEHVGLAFREEQPLFPDIALRELIANALIHQDMTITGSGPQIELFKDRIEITNPGIPLVTPERFIDSPPRSRNEALAALMRRMRLCEEQGTGIDKVITAVELYQLPPPAFLVEDQVQDGAFRAILYAPRKFGQMTRDERIRACYQHAVLKYISNDKMQNNSLRKRFGIEEGNASQVSQVITQALAQGLIRPADPSRPRAAYIPYWA; from the coding sequence ATGTCTGAGCCGCGAACGTTATCTCTGATTGATGATCTACGACGCAAACCTACTGAAGTTTCTTGGTTGGAATTCAAGGAAAACCTTTCAGACCCAGAGAGAATTGGTAAACTAATTTCTGCTCTGTCTAATGTTGCACGATTAGATGACCAACAGTTTGCTTATGTAGTCTGGGGGGTGAAGGATGACGACCACACCGTCGTTGGAACTGATTTTGATTCTAACTCTTGTATACAGCAACAGCCTTTAGAATTTTGGTTGGCCAATCGACTACGCCCCAGTATTAATTTTTCTTTTCGAGAGGTTGTGCATCCGCAGGGTCGCTTAGTTTTGCTAGAGATTCCCGCTGCAACCTCAGCTCCTGTCGAGTTTTCTCGGACAGCTTACATACGGATTGGTAGCGCTACTCCTTGTTTATCTGACTATCCAGGAAGGCTTCAAGCTTTGTGGACTAAGATTCGACCCTACGTCTGGGAATCAGGTATTGCTACCCAGTTCATTACTTCAGACGAAGTGCTGGAGCGCCTGGACTATGTTAGCTATTTTGATTTGATCGGACAACCTCTACCAGACAATCGAGCTAGTATTTTTGAGCGCATGAGAGCCGAGCAACTAATCCAAGTTGATGTAGGTGGGCAATGGAGTATCACTAACTTAGGTGCAATTCTTTTTGCTAAAAATTTGGAAGCATTCAACTCACAAATAGCCCGCAAAGCAATTCGTTTCGTATCCTATGACGGAACGAGTAGAGCCGACACAGTTATCAGGCGACAAGATTTTCTTCAAGGCTATGCCTGTGGTTTTGAGAGATTAGTAACTTTTATCAAAGCTACTTTGCCCAGCAACGAGCATGTAGGCTTAGCATTTCGCGAAGAGCAACCTTTATTTCCAGATATCGCTTTGCGCGAGTTGATAGCCAATGCCTTGATTCATCAGGACATGACCATTACTGGCTCAGGACCACAGATTGAGTTATTCAAGGATCGTATAGAAATTACTAATCCCGGAATACCCTTGGTCACTCCTGAGCGATTCATTGATTCACCCCCCCGCTCGCGCAATGAAGCTTTGGCTGCGCTAATGCGTCGTATGCGACTATGTGAGGAGCAGGGAACAGGCATCGATAAGGTTATTACTGCTGTTGAACTATATCAGTTGCCACCACCCGCTTTTCTTGTGGAAGATCAGGTGCAAGATGGTGCATTTAGAGCAATACTTTACGCGCCTCGGAAATTTGGGCAAATGACGCGCGATGAACGCATTCGTGCCTGCTACCAGCACGCTGTACTCAAGTATATCAGCAACGATAAAATGCAAAACAACTCTCTTAGAAAGCGTTTTGGTATTGAGGAGGGTAACGCCTCTCAAGTTTCACAGGTTATTACTCAAGCGTTGGCTCAAGGGTTAATTCGCCCAGCTGACCCAAGTAGGCCCAGAGCTGCATACATACCTTACTGGGCTTAA
- a CDS encoding saccharopine dehydrogenase NADP-binding domain-containing protein gives MGRDHDKTTEFFALRRGNLIARTAHERGLRPILAGCSQAVARLGAELGLEYRIFNLEDRAALDRALEEVVAVLHCAGPFVRTSGLMVAACLRTGTHYLDITGEVAVFEAAMARTSRRSGRSHAHAGGGCDVVPTDCLAAYLAAQLPRRIASFWRCRF, from the coding sequence ATGGGCAGAGACCATGACAAGACGACAGAATTTTTTGCTTTACGGCGCGGCAACCTGATTGCCCGGACAGCACACGAGCGCGGGTTGAGGCCCATTCTGGCGGGCTGCTCCCAGGCGGTGGCGAGGCTTGGGGCGGAACTGGGGCTGGAGTACCGGATTTTTAATCTCGAGGACCGCGCTGCCCTCGATCGGGCTCTAGAAGAAGTGGTCGCTGTGCTGCACTGCGCCGGTCCTTTTGTGCGCACCAGTGGGCTGATGGTGGCGGCCTGCCTGCGCACCGGCACCCACTACCTCGACATCACGGGTGAGGTGGCGGTCTTCGAGGCGGCGATGGCCCGCACGAGCAGGCGCAGCGGGCGGAGTCATGCTCATGCCGGGGGTGGCTGCGACGTGGTGCCCACCGACTGTCTGGCGGCTTATCTGGCAGCGCAACTGCCGAGGCGGATAGCCTCGTTCTGGCGCTGCAGATTTTGA
- a CDS encoding Uma2 family endonuclease — MTAFTIDLSPIVTLTAEQFDRLCAANPDIKFERTRAGELVVMAPAGGETGRENVELAADFVVWNRKVLLGVVFDSSTCFRLPGGGDRSPDIAWVEKSRWEALSREQQQKFLPLCPDFVLELLSPSDNLHTTRLKMQEYLSCGICLGWLINPQNQQVEIYRSGQPVEILQSPAALSGESTLPGFTLSLEWLWK; from the coding sequence ATGACAGCTTTTACCATCGACCTCAGCCCTATCGTTACCCTCACAGCTGAGCAGTTTGATCGCCTCTGCGCGGCTAATCCAGATATTAAATTTGAGCGCACCCGAGCCGGAGAACTGGTAGTTATGGCACCGGCGGGCGGGGAGACCGGCAGAGAAAATGTCGAACTTGCTGCTGATTTTGTCGTTTGGAACCGCAAGGTCTTACTTGGAGTAGTCTTCGACTCCTCGACTTGTTTCAGGCTTCCCGGTGGCGGAGATCGCTCGCCTGATATTGCCTGGGTCGAGAAATCTCGCTGGGAGGCTCTAAGCCGCGAACAGCAGCAGAAATTTCTGCCCCTGTGTCCGGATTTTGTCCTGGAGCTGTTGTCGCCCTCCGATAATCTACACACAACGCGATTGAAGATGCAGGAGTACTTGAGCTGTGGTATTTGCCTCGGCTGGCTGATCAATCCGCAGAACCAGCAAGTCGAAATTTATCGGTCGGGGCAGCCGGTTGAAATTTTACAATCGCCGGCTGCGCTGTCAGGCGAGTCAACGTTACCGGGATTCACCCTCAGCCTCGAATGGCTGTGGAAGTAG